The DNA window AAAAATGTAATGATTTCCGAAAAGTTTATCTCGAAGGCTTACCTATCGGAACTGAAGGGCATGACGACAATAATGCTGCTGTTTTTCATGTGAACGCTCAAATGAACACGGATGTAAAGCCAACGATAACACCGCAGAAATTGGGCGAGGGAGATGGATTCCTGAAACCCCTCGCAGAGAAAATCAAGTTGTGGCTTCATGAAGGGAATCTGGTAACATTTTTAGGAACAGGACAGGAAGAGGTAGAGCGTTTAGGCCACCTCTTGGAACAATATAACATCCCTGCCGCCAGGTCAAATGTTCCTTTCGCAGTTGATGTCGATCAGTATAGTGATAAGGGGCGGCTTGTTATCAGAGAAGGCAAAATTACGGGAGGATTCCGGCTGCCTGATTTGAAACTGATTGTAATCACAGAAGAGGAAGTCTTCGGCAGGAAGGTCTCCCGAAGGCGACCAAGACCCGGTAGGGAAGGGTTCTTTCTGAAGTCGTTCGGTGATTTAAATGAGGGAGATTATGCGGTCCACACCGACCACGGCATCGGAGTGTACCGGGGGCTTAAAAAACTTTCCATCGGTGAAATCGAAACCGATTTTCTCCTTCTTGAATATCTGGAGGGCGACAAACTTTATATACCGATAGATCGCCTCGACCAGATCCAGAGGTATATCGGCCCGGAGGGCTTCGCGCCGAGGATTGAAAAACTGGGCGGTTCTTCGTGGGAAGCCTTAAAAGAGAAGGTAAAAAAGTCCGTCCGTGAAGTTGCCGAGGAACTGGTTTCTATTTATGCCGCCAGGGAGGTGATGGATGGATATTCATTTTCCCAACCCGACAGGGCTTACGATGAATTTTGTTCCACCTTTGAATATGAGGAAACACCCGATCAGTCCAGATCCATCGAGGATGTTCTTCTTGACATGGGCAATGACAAGCCTATGGACAGGCTGGTTTGCGGCGACGCGGGGTTCGGTAAAACCGAAGTTGCTCTGAGGGCGTCTTTCAGGGCGGCAATGGACGGAAAACAGGTGGGCATTCTTGTCCCCACAACGATATTAGCGGAACAGCACTATCAAACATTTTCCCGGAGATTAAACAACTATCCTGTCTGCGTTGAAGTCCTGAACCGGTTGAAGACAAGGGCAGAGCAGCAGAAAATTGTGGAAGGAATAAACGGGGGGACTGTGGATATTGTGATCGGGACCCACCGGCTATTGCAAAGTGATATCAAGTTCAAAGACCTGGGGCTTGTCATTATCGATGAGGAACAGCGTTTTGGAGTCGCCCATAAGGAGAAACTAAAAAAGCTCAGAACCCTTGTCGACGTCCTCACCCTGACGGCAACACCCATACCGAGAACGTTGCATCTGTCGCTCGTCGGCATCCGTGATTTATCGATCATCAATACCCCCCCGGAGGACAGGCTTCCTATCAAAACCTGCGTGTTTGAATTTAATGAAGACATAATCAGAGATTCGATTCGGCAGGAACTCAGCAGGCAAGGCCAGGTTTTTTTTCTGCACGACCGGGTGCAATCCATATACACCATGGCGCGGCTGGTTGAAAAACTCGTCCCGGAGGCAAAAATTGGTATTGTTCATGGTCGTATGAAGGGCAATGATATTGAAAATACGATGGCAAAATTTATCCGGGGGGATTACAATGTTCTTGTTAGTACGTCAATAATCGCATCCGGTGTAGATATTCCAACAGCCAATACCATAATCATCAACCGGGCCGACCGGTTCGGGCTCGCTCAACTGTATCAAATCAGAGGGAGGGTCGGCAGGTCTAAAGAAGAGGCTAATGCCATCCTCCTGGTCCCCAAAGGATCAATGTTATCGAAGGATACTCAAAGGCGGCTTCGTGTCATAATGGATTTTTCCGAACCCGGTTCGGGATTCAGAATCGCCTCCAACGATCTGGAAATACGAGGGGCGGGAAACATTCTGGGGACATCCCAGTCAGGACAGATTGCCGCAGTAGGATACGAGTTGTATACTGAACTAATGGAAAGGACCATCAGAGAAATCAGGGGAGAAAAAATGCCCGAGGATGAGGCAAAACCGGAAATCCATTTGGGCTTGCCGGCGTTCATTCCCGAGGATTACATGCCTGATGTACACCGCAGGCTCGTAACGTATAAAAGATTATCCATCGCTGCTACCGATGAAGAACTGTCAAAGATCAGAGAGGAAATTATCGACTGCTACGGATTTGTCCCCTTCGAGATGGAAAACCTCTTTGAGGTGATCAGCATCAGGAACCTTCTGAAAGTCATACGAGGGAAAAAGATGGGGTACGACGGAAAAAACTTGTTCATCGACTTTCACCGGAACAGCCCCGTCAATCCGTCAACGATCGTCGAGCTATCCCGGAAAAAAGTGAAGGGAGTGAAGCTTACACCGGATTTCAAGCTCACTATCTTCATGCCCGACCTCCGGGAAAATGAGATTACAAGACAGGCAAAGGAGCTTTTACAGAAACTAAGCAATTGATGAATTCTATGTGGAAAACTGCCTTAACCAGAGCTCAAATGTCATTCCCGTGCAAACGGGAATCCAGTATTCGTTTTGCGGTTTCCCGCTTACGCGAGAACCGTGTATGGATTCCCGCTTTCGCGGGAATGACGAAAAGGGTACTTTTGCAAAGATCCAAATTTAACAAAATCCTTTTCAAGCTTCTCTGCGCTCTTTATATCTTCACCGTATGCGGCTGTCAGGAGAATGCCCCAACAAGACCGGTGGCGACTGTTGATGGCGTGAAAATCTCGATCAGTGAATTCAATGAGAGATTCACGAGAGAGATGAATGTATCAATGGACAAATCACCGTTAACTCCGGCAGACTATGACCGCCTGAAGGAAGAAGTTTTAAATGCCCTGATCAATGAAAAGGTTATGCTCCTGCGCGCCGGAGAGCTTTCCATCTCCGTCAGCGATGCAGAATTGATGAAGAAAATTGAGGAGATCAAGGAAAGTTATTTATTGGATGACGGCTTTGAAAGGGTTCTCGCGGCACAAAGGGTTAACTATGGCATCTGGAAGGAGGAGCTGAGAAAGCGGATGATTCTGGAAAAACTGATTGTATCCGATGTGAATGCCAATGTTACCGTAAAAGAAAATGAGGCAAGGCAATTCCATAGAACCCACAGGGGGATATACGCCCCGGAGAAAAGGGTGCATGTGGCCCAGATCGTAGTCCACAAGCGGGAGAGAGCGGAAATGATCCTGAATAGGTTGAAGAGAGGCGAGAATTTTGATATGGTTGCTGCGCTTGAATCTATCGGCCCGGAGGGGGCAAAAGGCGGCGATCTTGGTTTTGTCGGTCCCGGCGTCATGCCGGAAGAAATTGATGCTGTTATCTTTTCTCAGCGGTCCGGCGAAATCAGTTCGGTTATAAAAAGCCAATACGGATATCACATTGTAAAGATCATCGAAATTGACAAAGGGACCAAGAAAAAGTGGGCGGATGTTAAAGAAAGAGTCCTGACCGATTTCAGGAAACAGAAAGAAGAACAGGCATATGTGCTGTGGCTTGAGTCCTTGAAATCGAAGGCAGTAATAAAAATTGACCAGGAACTGCTGAAAAAAGAAACGGTTCCGCTCAATCATGGAACAGAATAACGAGGGGTCATGTGAAACTATTAAAGATATGTACATACATCATCGTAGCGGGGATATTCTTATCCGTTTCGGCGTATGCCGAAATTATGGACAGAATCGTAGCAACGGTAAATGGCGAGGTTATAACGCTTTCGGAATTAAAGAGCGCCTTTGAACCCTACCTGAAAAGGATTGAGGAATCATACAAGGCCGATGACAAGCAGAAGGTAATAGCCGAAAACAGAATGACAATGTTGAATAAATTGATCGATAATATCCTGATTGATCAGCAAGCGAAAAAATCCGGGATGGTAATCCAAGACAATGAAGTCATGGAATCAATCAATGAAATGCTTGCCCGGAGAAAAATGAAGATGGACGGCCTGATCTCTGAACTTGCCGGAGAGAACACTACTCTTGAGGCGTACAAGAAGGAAGTCCAGGGGCACCTCCTGAGAATGCGACTCCTCAGGCGCGAACTAAAGTCCAAGATTACCGTAAGCGAAGAAGAAATAGGCGACTATTACCTCAAACACCGGGAAATCTATGAGGGAAAAGAGGCCGTCAGGATCAAGCAGATCCTCATTCTGTTTCCCAGGAACTTAGATGCGCACATTAAGGCAAAACTCAAAGCGGAAATGGATACAATACATAAACGCCTGCAAAATGGAGAGTCATTTGATCTCCTTGCCGCACAGTATTCCCAGGGACCTGCTGCTGCAACCGGTGGTGATATCGGTTTTATTGAGAAGGGATTAATGCTTCCCGCTGTAGAAAGTGTTGCCTTTATCTTAAAAAAAGATGGAATCAGCAAGGTCGTTGAATCACCTGTAGGTTTCCATATAATCAA is part of the Deltaproteobacteria bacterium genome and encodes:
- a CDS encoding peptidylprolyl isomerase, yielding MKLLKICTYIIVAGIFLSVSAYAEIMDRIVATVNGEVITLSELKSAFEPYLKRIEESYKADDKQKVIAENRMTMLNKLIDNILIDQQAKKSGMVIQDNEVMESINEMLARRKMKMDGLISELAGENTTLEAYKKEVQGHLLRMRLLRRELKSKITVSEEEIGDYYLKHREIYEGKEAVRIKQILILFPRNLDAHIKAKLKAEMDTIHKRLQNGESFDLLAAQYSQGPAAATGGDIGFIEKGLMLPAVESVAFILKKDGISKVVESPVGFHIIKALDKRGAGIKPIESVREEIKAKIEEDKMDKKYDEWIKELRSKSLIEIKL
- the mfd gene encoding transcription-repair coupling factor, with the translated sequence MCTVSVRKIVEKIERHPFITLFDRINRGEKKLHVGGLHGSAKSFLLSLISRRTNRTLIVITPTEKEAKDLYQDISFFLGEENKVALYPQWDFSATDILAFQRDVELSRIEVLSRLLIEKLPVVIVPMKALMQKVIPREVLEDYLEVISIGDTVDRDGLVLKLSAGGYHRVILVDEKGQFSLRGHIIDIYPPTALRPVRMEFIGDELESIREFDPASQRSTGELIDFTLAPTRDVILSEDRRKQAIVNIKYRALELELPRITRTRLTEVIENDLISSINPLFLPLFYESFERASRDISSGSPAEAGKEDFQPVLGTFFDYMPEDCILIFDDFPAIERARENIENETDRFLLKARNEEKFYLEKDSCYSARELLLQKCNDFRKVYLEGLPIGTEGHDDNNAAVFHVNAQMNTDVKPTITPQKLGEGDGFLKPLAEKIKLWLHEGNLVTFLGTGQEEVERLGHLLEQYNIPAARSNVPFAVDVDQYSDKGRLVIREGKITGGFRLPDLKLIVITEEEVFGRKVSRRRPRPGREGFFLKSFGDLNEGDYAVHTDHGIGVYRGLKKLSIGEIETDFLLLEYLEGDKLYIPIDRLDQIQRYIGPEGFAPRIEKLGGSSWEALKEKVKKSVREVAEELVSIYAAREVMDGYSFSQPDRAYDEFCSTFEYEETPDQSRSIEDVLLDMGNDKPMDRLVCGDAGFGKTEVALRASFRAAMDGKQVGILVPTTILAEQHYQTFSRRLNNYPVCVEVLNRLKTRAEQQKIVEGINGGTVDIVIGTHRLLQSDIKFKDLGLVIIDEEQRFGVAHKEKLKKLRTLVDVLTLTATPIPRTLHLSLVGIRDLSIINTPPEDRLPIKTCVFEFNEDIIRDSIRQELSRQGQVFFLHDRVQSIYTMARLVEKLVPEAKIGIVHGRMKGNDIENTMAKFIRGDYNVLVSTSIIASGVDIPTANTIIINRADRFGLAQLYQIRGRVGRSKEEANAILLVPKGSMLSKDTQRRLRVIMDFSEPGSGFRIASNDLEIRGAGNILGTSQSGQIAAVGYELYTELMERTIREIRGEKMPEDEAKPEIHLGLPAFIPEDYMPDVHRRLVTYKRLSIAATDEELSKIREEIIDCYGFVPFEMENLFEVISIRNLLKVIRGKKMGYDGKNLFIDFHRNSPVNPSTIVELSRKKVKGVKLTPDFKLTIFMPDLRENEITRQAKELLQKLSN
- a CDS encoding SurA N-terminal domain-containing protein, which codes for MQRSKFNKILFKLLCALYIFTVCGCQENAPTRPVATVDGVKISISEFNERFTREMNVSMDKSPLTPADYDRLKEEVLNALINEKVMLLRAGELSISVSDAELMKKIEEIKESYLLDDGFERVLAAQRVNYGIWKEELRKRMILEKLIVSDVNANVTVKENEARQFHRTHRGIYAPEKRVHVAQIVVHKRERAEMILNRLKRGENFDMVAALESIGPEGAKGGDLGFVGPGVMPEEIDAVIFSQRSGEISSVIKSQYGYHIVKIIEIDKGTKKKWADVKERVLTDFRKQKEEQAYVLWLESLKSKAVIKIDQELLKKETVPLNHGTE